From a single Plasmodium yoelii strain 17X genome assembly, chromosome: 9 genomic region:
- a CDS encoding carbonic anhydrase, putative, translating into MKHIIFLSIVLCFCDNVMYNNYVERMLFELPNNITDDLNSDPIVEYKIKEKKNDNIDINKDVRHWDIEINEHKDDPNIQRNIEWHDNNDGNGNNSGNNSGNNNGNNSGNNNDDNNDNDYGNDKNWEYNSNYNDEEFERQNENERDEFSLKNEVEKNSEERKERAFDESNEYADFENMNDLENMNNIEKEKKKYFEDMQSKYVEDNTSDGNKEYMGEMKNQQNEYEQNEHQKNEYEQNEHQQNEYEQNEHQQNEYEQNEHQQNEYEQNEHQQNEYEQNEHQQYEQNEQNEEGNIKNGMIQNNENLSFNYAKHGMDWNVGICKNGKYQSPVDLHMHTLKERELKNLSDFYLNAFYDNDEYSWNNFNRPWFKGDIFYYYENLINKIIINRQNNMFKIKASNNEIIPFGVLFTTDEPTIFYSHHINFHSPSEHTFEGSGNRRHIEMQIYHSTNEIYDYDENKWNGVFEKKNYKKKNNETNIQHSYILTFLMNSLSNPHLGQQYTKNKKRNKRSKSLYNSIRLDENGKNTKRENQYQVISITFSSAEIDKSTINNFKKLPSEKFLKTILEASQNVPVGSDPKLVNLKKPLNLNSLLMMLNMKSMEFFAYHGSSTSPDCNENVHWKVAKKSLPISTETMLKFYNMLKKTTPDYNASDNDNFRALQNVQGNIHNYGRVYLIQGFPVQLLISSALTTSEDKNVIENIKLAYSKSSGNYIYFNLIFLLLIFMFLQNY; encoded by the exons ATGAAACACATTATATTTCTTTCAATCGTGTTATGTTTTTGTGATAATGtaatgtataataattatgtagAGCGAATGTTATTTGAATTGCCAAATAATATCACGGATGATTTAAATTCTGACCCTATAGTTGAatacaaaattaaagaaaaaaaaaatgataatatagaCATAAATAAAGATGTAAGACATTGGGATATTGAGATAAATGAGCACAAAGATGATCCAAATATCCAAAGAAATATCGAGTGGCATGACAATAATGATGGCAATGGAAATAATAGTGGAAATAATAGTGGCAATAATAATGGCAATAATAGTGGCAATAATAATGACGATAATAATGACAATGACTATGGAAATGACAAAAACTGGGAATATAACTCCAATTATAATGACGAAGAATTTGAAagacaaaatgaaaatgaaaggGATGAATTTTCTCTAAAAAATGAGGTGGAAAAAAATTCAGAAGAAAGAAAGGAAAGAGCATTTGATGAATCCAATGAATATGCGGATTTCGAAAATATGAACGATCTcgaaaatatgaacaatatcgaaaaagaaaaaaaaaaatactttgAGGATATGCAGTCGAAATACGTGGAGGATAATACAAGTGACGGCAATAAAGAATACATGGGTGAAATGAAAAATCAGCAAAAtgaatatgaacaaaatgagcatcagaaaaatgaatatgaacaaaatgagcatcaacaaaatgaatatgaacaaaatgagcatcaacaaaatgaatatgaacaaaatgagcatcaacaaaatgaatatgaacaaaatgagcatcaacaaaatgaatatgaaCAAAACGAACATCAgcaatatgaacaaaatgaacaaaacGAAGAaggtaatataaaaaatggcaTGATTCAAAATAATGAGaatttatcatttaattATGCTAAGCATGGAATGGATTGGAATGTAGGAATATgcaaaaatggaaaataccAATCTCCTGTAGATTTACATATGCATACATTAAAAGAAAGAGAATTAAAAAACTTATCcgatttttatttaaatgcaTTTTATGATAATGATGAATATTCAtggaataattttaatagacCATGGTTTAAAggtgatatattttattattatgaaaatttaataaataaaattattataaatagacaaaataatatgtttaaaataaaagcatctaataatgaaataattcCTTTTGGTGTTTTATTTACAACTGATGAACcaacaatattttattcacATCATATTAATTTTCATTCCCCTAGTGAACATACATTTGAAGGATCTGGAAATAGGAGACATATAGAAATGCAAATTTATCACAGTACAAATGAGATTTATGattatgatgaaaataaatggaatggagtttttgaaaaaaaaaattataaaaaaaaaaataatgaaacaaatattcaacattcatatattttaacattCTTAATGAATAGCTTATCAAATCCTCATTTAGGTCAacaatatacaaaaaataaaaaaaggaacAAACGAAGTAAATCATTATATAATAGTATTAGATTGGAtgaaaatggtaaaaatacaaaaagagaaaatCAATATCAGGTTATTTCCATTACTTTTTCAAGTGCTGAAATTGATAAATCtacaattaataattttaaaaaacttCCTTCggaaaaatttttaaaaactatTTTAGAGGCGTCTCAAAATGTTCCTGTTGGTTCAG ACCCCAAATTAGTGAATCTGAAGAAACCCCtaaatttaaattcattactAATGATGTTAAATATGAAAAGTATGGAATTTTTTGCATATCATGGGTCTTCAACCTCACCTGATTGCAATGAAAATGTTCATTGGAAAGTTGCCAAAAAATCATTACCCATATCAACAGAAACCATGTTGAAATTTTAcaatatgttaaaaaaaacaacacCAGATTATAATGCTagtgataatgataattttaGAGCTTTACAAAATGTTCAAGGcaatatacataattatgGTAGAGTATATTTAATACAAGGTTTTCCAGTTCAACTGTTAATTTCATCTGCCTTAACTACCAGTGAAGATAAAAATGTgattgaaaatataaaactggCTTATTCTAAATCAAGtggaaattatatttatttcaatttGATTTTcttactattaatttttatgtttttacaaaattattaa